A stretch of DNA from Candidatus Bathyarchaeia archaeon:
GGATTCTGGTGAATACTGAACCTAGGGTAGGGATAGATCTCCAGAGTAGCACGCGTACTGCGGCTATTGTAGCTGAAAATTATACTGGTATATCCCTGGAGAAGACTGATGTTATCATAACGGTGAAGGCTGAAGAGGAGGTGAACGTAGTAGACGGACCTAGTGCTGGTGTAGCTCTAACAGCGGCCATAATTGCCGCAATATCGAACCAGACAATAAACCAGCAAATCTATGCTACAGGAACTATAAATCCGGATGGCACTATTGGGAAAGTTGGCGGTGTGCTTTACAAGGCGGTAGCCGCAGCTGAAGAAGGCGCGTCGAAGTTTTTAGTCCCGAGGGGTCAGAAGATTGTCACAATTTCTGTTCAAGAGAGGCGGGAGATAGCACCTAATTTCACGCTCATAATAACTAGGCAAGAGGCAGTGGATCTTCAAGAGTATCTCCAACAGAGCGGTTACTTCGTGGAGGTAATTGAGGTTGACACGATAATGGATGCATATTCTATCTTGATTAGCGGATAGTAGAGAGTAAAATACCTAGGTAATTGATTTACTGGGAGGGCAGATTTGCAACTCTACGACAACACGAGTGCCCCTATTAGGGGTTGCGCCTTGACTAGGCGTGAAATTTTGAGACGGATAAACTCGCAGAAGCCCTTAATCAAGGGATACGTAGATCTAGCCACACAGCTCCAGCCCGCAGGCTTCGAGTTGACAGTCAGAGAGGTCAGCCGTCTCAGGGGGGCAGGAGTTCTAGACTTCTCGAATAGAAGAAGAAAAATATCCGATCTGAATGAAGTGAAGCTTGAGAGCGGAGCACATGCGAGGCTAGATGTTGGGGCTTATGTTGTACGCTATAATGAGGTAATTCATCTTCCGCTTGATTTGTTAGCGTTAGTCTTCCCGCGGTCCTCTCTGTTAAGGTGTGGGGCTACATTATACACCGCGGTGTGGGATCCTGGATATGTGGGGCGCGGGCAGGGACTACTCTCCGTCCATAATCCCCATGGATTGGAGCTATTCAAGAACGCGCGGATATGCCAGATGATATTCTTCAAGCTTATTGAACCCGCCTCGAAAGGCTACAAGGGCGCATATATGAAGGAGGGACTATAGCATGGTGGTGGACAGGTGAAGATCCTAGCGGAAGCCATGATACTGGCCGGAGAAGAGATGGAGACCATAAAGAGGGGTTACATAGCGATAGAAGATGGTAGGATAGTTAGAGTTGGATCAGGTTCTCCCTCTGTTAGTGGGGTAACGGTCAGCAATCTAAGGGGGTGTCTGGTGGTTCCTGGGCTTATAAACGCCCACACACATGTGGGCGACTCTGTCGCCAAGGATGTTGCCCCAACTAGAGGTCTGCGCGAACTTGTGCAGCCCCCTCTGGGTCTAAAGCATAAGATCCTAAGGGAGACTCCCCCGGAGAGGTTAGTCTCAGCCATGAGGGACACGATCCGAGACATGTTGCGGTGCGGTGTCACAACCTTCGCCGACTTTAGAGAGGGGGGCCTCGAGGGTGTAAGGCTGCTTAAGGCTGCGGCTGAGGGCTTAGGCATAAGAGTTCTAACTTTAGGGAGACCGAACTTCCAATTCTCGGAGACAGCTCTACAAGCCGGCAAGGAGAGGCTTCCCACGGAGATGATGGAAGAAGTTGAGGGGATACTTAACTACGCGGAGGGTCTGGGCCTCAGTAGCCCAAACGAGTTCACAGACCACGCTCTACAAGAAATCGCGGAGCATTTTAAAGGCAGAGTAATTATTGCCACACATGTAGCTGAACATCAAATGACTATCGACACCTCCATCAGGCGGAGTGGTTTAAGTGACGTTGAGAGAGCTCTTAGATATTTGAAGGCGGATTTCCTTGTACACCTTACCAAGGCAGGAGGGGGTGATCTACGCAGAGTTAGAGAAGCGGGTGTCCCTGTGGTCTGCTGCCCTAGGGCTAATGCTGCCCTAGGGTTGGGGTTCCCTCCAATCGGGAGGCTACTAGAGTTGGGAGTAACTGTAGCTTTAGGGTCGGATAACGTTATGGTTAACTCGCCAGACCTCTTCAGGGAGATGGAGTTCACTACGCGGCTCATCAGAGCAGAGGCTGAAAGCCTAGACGCCTTCACGCCGCGGGAGAGTTTCAAGATGGTAACCATCAACGCTGCGAGGCTTTTGGGGCTGGGGGACAGGATAGGTTCTATCGAGGAGGGAAAGTTTGCCGACCTCGTAATTATAGACGCAGATGCCCCGAATCTAAGACCACTCTGTGAACCACTATCAGCCCTAGTTAACAGGGTCAGGCCAGATAATGTGAAGGCTGTGCTTGTTGGGGGGGAGGTAGTTTATGGCAGGTTGCGAGGGTACTAAACTTTGATGTCAGGGGCAAAGCGGCCTTATGTCATATTGAACGCTGCTATGACATTGGATGGAAAGATTGCCAGTAGGTCTGGAGATTCAAGGATCTCTTGCGAGGAGGATCTGGGTAGAGTTCACAGGTTAAGGGCCAACGTTGACGCCATAATGATTGGAATCAACACTTTACTCGTCGACGACCCAAAGTTGACAGCTAGACGAGTTAATGGCAGAAATCCAGTTCCCGTCATCGTAGACAGCCAAGCTCGAACTCCCCCAAACTCTAAATTTCTGAGCATAAAGAGAGAAAGGAACCCCATAATCGCCGTGGCCGGGTGCGCCTCGAAAAGGAGAATTGAAGTTTTGAAGGAGGCAGGATGTGAAGTTATCGTCACTGGCCGAGGTAGGAGGGTGAATCTCAGCGTACTTATGGACAGACTCTGGAAGCGAGGGATACAGACTGTCCTACTGGAGGGTGGTGGAACCCTTATCTGGAGCATGGTAAAAGAGCGTCTGATAGACGAGGTCAAAGTTGCCATAGCCCCAATAATGTTAGGCGGTGTAGACGCTGTCACACTTGTTGAGGGCAAGGGCTACGCTTCCATAAGCGATGCCCTCAAGTTGGAGTTTCTCGGGATGGAAGTCTGCGGCGAGGATGTAGTCCTATCCTACAAGGTCAGGAGTGGAGGTTGACTGGTCGGTGAAACTACCAGAGGGGGTTAGAGAGGTCTTAGATAAGGCTGCTGGAGGCGGCGGCATAGAGAGGGAGGAGGCATACCAGCTTATGCACATAGGTGAGGAGCATCTTCCAGCTTTGACCTCCACGGCATTGAAGGTACGGCTTCACGGCAGAGGGATCACAACAAGCTTCTCAAGGAAGGCGTTCATCCCGCTCACAAACCTCTGCCGTAACGCTTGCAGGTACTGTGGATTCCGAAAGACACCTAAAGACACAGACGCAAAGCTCATGACACCAAAAGAGGTGTTAAAGATAGCTAAGCAGGCGATGTTGGCAGGCTGCAACGAGGCGCTATTCACGTTGGGAGAGAAGCCTGAGGAGGTCTACCCAGAGGTTAGAGAGAGGTTGAGGGCCCTCGGCTACGAGAATACAATAGCCTACCTATATGACGCCTGCAAACTTGTAATTGAAGAAACCGGGCTTATACCCCACAGCAACGCCGGCATACTAACTCCAAGGGAGATGGCTGAGTTGAGAGAGGTTAACGCCAGCATGGGGCTAATGCTGGAGAGCATTAGTGAAAGGCTCTGCGGTGAGGGGGGACCTCATGAGCTAAGCCCGGGGAAGAAGCCAAAGCGTCGCCTAAGTGTAATAGAGGATGCAGGCCGCCAGAGGGTAGCTTTCACCACAGGGCTCCTCATAGGGATTGGAGAGACACTTGAAGAGCGTGTGGACTCTTTGTTCGCGATTAAGAAACTTCATGAACAGTATGGGCACATCCAGGAGGTTTTGATACAGAATTTCAAAGCTAGAGTTGGAACGCCGATGGAGAAA
This window harbors:
- a CDS encoding S16 family serine protease — protein: MEQPEPLEKKPQRDRRQVMKVIVAASLIVNVALAFSVVSMYHEVTQLNNQLSVLIDQNWNLTRRLDLTQQKNELLENQVDFYRRQAEYYQRQLEREDAALGLTGASTINAVGVVELYQVPYTTSYKGATMKLDVELHVGSGRILVNTEPRVGIDLQSSTRTAAIVAENYTGISLEKTDVIITVKAEEEVNVVDGPSAGVALTAAIIAAISNQTINQQIYATGTINPDGTIGKVGGVLYKAVAAAEEGASKFLVPRGQKIVTISVQERREIAPNFTLIITRQEAVDLQEYLQQSGYFVEVIEVDTIMDAYSILISG
- a CDS encoding deoxyuridine 5'-triphosphate nucleotidohydrolase, yielding MQLYDNTSAPIRGCALTRREILRRINSQKPLIKGYVDLATQLQPAGFELTVREVSRLRGAGVLDFSNRRRKISDLNEVKLESGAHARLDVGAYVVRYNEVIHLPLDLLALVFPRSSLLRCGATLYTAVWDPGYVGRGQGLLSVHNPHGLELFKNARICQMIFFKLIEPASKGYKGAYMKEGL
- a CDS encoding amidohydrolase family protein; amino-acid sequence: MKILAEAMILAGEEMETIKRGYIAIEDGRIVRVGSGSPSVSGVTVSNLRGCLVVPGLINAHTHVGDSVAKDVAPTRGLRELVQPPLGLKHKILRETPPERLVSAMRDTIRDMLRCGVTTFADFREGGLEGVRLLKAAAEGLGIRVLTLGRPNFQFSETALQAGKERLPTEMMEEVEGILNYAEGLGLSSPNEFTDHALQEIAEHFKGRVIIATHVAEHQMTIDTSIRRSGLSDVERALRYLKADFLVHLTKAGGGDLRRVREAGVPVVCCPRANAALGLGFPPIGRLLELGVTVALGSDNVMVNSPDLFREMEFTTRLIRAEAESLDAFTPRESFKMVTINAARLLGLGDRIGSIEEGKFADLVIIDADAPNLRPLCEPLSALVNRVRPDNVKAVLVGGEVVYGRLRGY
- a CDS encoding 2,5-diamino-6-(ribosylamino)-4(3H)-pyrimidinone 5'-phosphate reductase is translated as MSGAKRPYVILNAAMTLDGKIASRSGDSRISCEEDLGRVHRLRANVDAIMIGINTLLVDDPKLTARRVNGRNPVPVIVDSQARTPPNSKFLSIKRERNPIIAVAGCASKRRIEVLKEAGCEVIVTGRGRRVNLSVLMDRLWKRGIQTVLLEGGGTLIWSMVKERLIDEVKVAIAPIMLGGVDAVTLVEGKGYASISDALKLEFLGMEVCGEDVVLSYKVRSGG
- the cofG gene encoding 7,8-didemethyl-8-hydroxy-5-deazariboflavin synthase CofG; amino-acid sequence: MKLPEGVREVLDKAAGGGGIEREEAYQLMHIGEEHLPALTSTALKVRLHGRGITTSFSRKAFIPLTNLCRNACRYCGFRKTPKDTDAKLMTPKEVLKIAKQAMLAGCNEALFTLGEKPEEVYPEVRERLRALGYENTIAYLYDACKLVIEETGLIPHSNAGILTPREMAELREVNASMGLMLESISERLCGEGGPHELSPGKKPKRRLSVIEDAGRQRVAFTTGLLIGIGETLEERVDSLFAIKKLHEQYGHIQEVLIQNFKARVGTPMEKSAEPSSLEVTKTLAVARLILGGEVNIQAPPNLNSEIQPILLQAGVNDWGGISPVTIDYINPEAPWPSIDRLKEVTERAGFVLKERLPIYPEFITKKQGFIPEGLKDLILSRIDEEGYVKVG